One region of Vespa crabro chromosome 15, iyVesCrab1.2, whole genome shotgun sequence genomic DNA includes:
- the LOC124429352 gene encoding transmembrane protein 138 isoform X1, with amino-acid sequence MSILTARKYTTIIIGQYLILFFDICVNSFGSFARQHPINLLVLYVIQDFCLIVALTVLLVNFFSTYIFQAGLIQLLYIRFRMTLIVCILYLVLSIILHIWHITLHWSNPLTHNWTKGFHAIFAVHRIVSVFYYYFYKRAALKIADPKLYEGSSWVEKQLSLL; translated from the exons atgagTATTTTAACTGCAAGGAAAtatacgacgataataatcggacaatatttaattttatttttcgatatttgcGTTAATTCTTTTGGAAGTTTCGCTAGGCAACatccaattaatttattagttCTTTATGT cATTCAAGATTTTTGTCTTATCGTAGCACTTACTGTACTTTTGGTTAACTTTTTCTCGACATATATTTTTCAG GCAGGATTAATACAATTGTTGTATATTCGATTTCGTATGACATTAATTGTCTGTATTTTATACTTGGTATTAAGTATCATTTTACATATATGGCATATTACATTACATTGGTCTAATCCGTTAACACATAACTGGACAAAAGGATTTCATGCCATATTTGCTGTGCATAGAATAG TTTcagttttctattattatttctataagaGAGCAGCTTTAAAAATCGCAGACCCAAAATTGTATGAAGGATCCAGTTGGGTAGAAAAACAGTTGAgtcttttatga
- the LOC124429352 gene encoding transmembrane protein 138 isoform X3 — translation MSILTARKYTTIIIGQYLILFFDICVNSFGSFARQHPINLLVLYVIQDFCLIVALTVLLVNFFSTYIFQAGLIQLLYIRFRMTLIVCILYLVLSIILHIWHITLHWSNPLTHNWTKGFHAIFAVHRIESSFKNRRPKIV, via the exons atgagTATTTTAACTGCAAGGAAAtatacgacgataataatcggacaatatttaattttatttttcgatatttgcGTTAATTCTTTTGGAAGTTTCGCTAGGCAACatccaattaatttattagttCTTTATGT cATTCAAGATTTTTGTCTTATCGTAGCACTTACTGTACTTTTGGTTAACTTTTTCTCGACATATATTTTTCAG GCAGGATTAATACAATTGTTGTATATTCGATTTCGTATGACATTAATTGTCTGTATTTTATACTTGGTATTAAGTATCATTTTACATATATGGCATATTACATTACATTGGTCTAATCCGTTAACACATAACTGGACAAAAGGATTTCATGCCATATTTGCTGTGCATAGAATAG aGAGCAGCTTTAAAAATCGCAGACCCAAAATTGTATGA
- the LOC124429352 gene encoding transmembrane protein 138 isoform X2, with protein MSILTARKYTTIIIGQYLILFFDICVNSFGSFARQHPINLLVLYVIQDFCLIVALTVLLVNFFSTYIFQAGLIQLLYIRFRMTLIVCILYLVLSIILHIWHITLHWSNPLTHNWTKGFHAIFAVHRIVFYYYFYKRAALKIADPKLYEGSSWVEKQLSLL; from the exons atgagTATTTTAACTGCAAGGAAAtatacgacgataataatcggacaatatttaattttatttttcgatatttgcGTTAATTCTTTTGGAAGTTTCGCTAGGCAACatccaattaatttattagttCTTTATGT cATTCAAGATTTTTGTCTTATCGTAGCACTTACTGTACTTTTGGTTAACTTTTTCTCGACATATATTTTTCAG GCAGGATTAATACAATTGTTGTATATTCGATTTCGTATGACATTAATTGTCTGTATTTTATACTTGGTATTAAGTATCATTTTACATATATGGCATATTACATTACATTGGTCTAATCCGTTAACACATAACTGGACAAAAGGATTTCATGCCATATTTGCTGTGCATAGAATAG ttttctattattatttctataagaGAGCAGCTTTAAAAATCGCAGACCCAAAATTGTATGAAGGATCCAGTTGGGTAGAAAAACAGTTGAgtcttttatga
- the LOC124429345 gene encoding E3 SUMO-protein ligase ZBED1-like, protein MENKSLTVSNSNKSATTDETKSEMHMVLAKMMEEKHTYTYKKLVVPMSMRSIYWKFFGFPATDDGDILTKVKIVCILCKTQIAYNRNTSNLRMHLQNKHAQELLELEANTPPRRQVLSQEAKDRRAQKRKIKAELTSAQHIYTTNADGTVQIDGDIQFVTDPNISLSNMEDDIAIGQPLRVMIKGGTNIGNNSQNVAFLMPEDNTVHQSSIDDKTVSDAIAEFIIIDLQLPEVVEGHGFQRLVATLRSPCEIPSKNKLEEEIIPKIYDTFRESVAATLACMTNDVGLTIEEWKSNSNESFVTVSVYYQNAGETSLECKVLSSIHAPLDWDKHQWNNTIDTLLLDWYLKVERITAVVVATSRTELLAALSSKGLTLIPCLLHTLQVCAQACFENPEVASILSKCRTVIGAIINHSTASAALAMQEQIMELEENTMVMDYPGVWTSTYNMMEQIALRRNIISSILESIESNEPEVIDLSPDQWKIVEDLVNVLEPFKVTIMTLSEEKMPLISLLRPLLWQLVSSHLKVKDSDSETARSFKESLSDMLCERYADYNVTLLLQIATTLDPRFKQLPYATEEDKNLVATPIKEMLTKLIQAESGDSIKVEEEPISKKSRLSGMELLLGGLCATKNGMPAEEKADLELVQYHSESTAPLDYCPLQWWAKVSAKCPNLAKLACRYNCVPACCAPPARIPAEVQVLYDTRRAALPPHLVDKLLFLHGNHTV, encoded by the exons atggaaaataaatCGTTAACTGTCTCTAACAGTAACAAATCTGCTACAACGGACGAAACCAAGAGTGAAATGCATATGGTTCTTGCCAAAATGATGGAAGAGAAACATACGtatacttataaaaaattagttGTACCAATGTCAATGAGAAGTATATATTGGAAATTTTTTGGATTTCCTGCCACAGATGACGGTGATATACTTACCAAGGTGAAAATTGTTTGTATATTATGTAAGACACAAATTGCATATAATCGTAACACAAGTAATTTGCGAATGCATTTGCAAAATAAACATGCTCAAGAGCTATTGGAATTGGAAGCGAATACGCCACCCCGTAGACAGGTACTTTCTCAAGAGGCAAAAGATCGTAGAgcacaaaagagaaaaataaaagcagaATTAACTTCTGCCCAgcatatatatactactaATGCCGATGGTACTGTTCAAATTGACGGAGATATACAATTTGTAACGGATCCTAACATAAGTTTGTCTAATATGGAAGATGATATTGCAATTGGTCAACCACTGAGAGTGATGATCAAAGGTGGTACAAATATAGGTAATAATAGTCAAAATGTAGCATTTCTTATGCCAGAAGATAATACGGTACATCAATCTAGTATAGATGATAAAACTGTATCAGATGCTATTGCTGAATTCATTATAATAGACTTACAATTACCAGAAGTAGTGGAAGGTCATGGATTTCAAAGGCTTGTGGCCACATTAAGATCACCTTGTGAAATTcctagtaaaaataaattagaggAAGAAATAATACCAAAAATTTATGATACTTTTCGTGAATCTGTGGCAGCTACATTAGCATGCATGACCAATGACGTTGGATTAACAATTGAGGAATGGAAGTCAAATTCTAATGAAAGTTTTGTTACTGTATCGGTGTATTATCAAAATGCCGGTGAAACTTCGTTAGAATGTAAAGTTTTAAGTAGTATACATGCACCTTTAGATTGGGATAAACATCAATGGAATAATACCATTGATACATTGTTACTTGATTGGTATCTCAAAGTTGAAAGAATAACAGCTGTAGTTGTGGCAACATCCAGAACAGAGTTATTAGCAGCATTATCGTCTAAGGgtttaacattgattccatGCCTCCTTCACACGTTACAAGTCTGTGCACAAGCCTGTTTTGAGAATCCTGAAGTAGCTAGtatattatcaaaatgtaGAACGGTTATTGGAGCTATTATAAATCATTCGACTGCTTCTGCGGCTTTGGCTATGCAAGAACAAATTATGGAG CTGGAAGAAAACACTATGGTGATGGATTATCCTGGCGTTTGGACATCTACTTACAATATGATGGAACAAATTGCACTAAGACGTAATATCATTTCATCTATATTGGAAAGTATAGAAAGCAATGAACCAGAAGTTATTGATTTATCCCCTGATCAATGGAAAATAGTTGAAGATCTTGTTAATGTTCTTGAACCATTCAAGGTCACTATTATGACACTCAGCGAAGAAAAAATGCCATTGATATCGCTCTTAAGGCCATTACTTTGGCAGCTTGTATCATCTCATCTTAAAGTAAAAGATTCTGATAGCGAAACTGCAAGATCTTTTAAAGAATCTCTGTCAGATATGCTGTGTGAACGATATGCTGATTATAAtgttactcttcttcttcaaattGCAACTACGTTAGATCCAag GTTTAAGCAGTTGCCATATGCCacagaagaagataaaaatttagtTGCAACTccaataaaagaaatgttgaCAAAATTAATACAAGCAGAAAGTGGAGATTCAATTAAAGTTGAAGAAGAACCAATAAGTAAGAAGAGCAGATTGTCAG GTATGGAACTCTTACTTGGTGGCTTGTGTGCAACAAAAAATGGAATGCCAGCTGAAGAAAAAGCTGATCTTGAGTTAGTGCAATATCATTCAGAGTCAACAGCACCCCTTGATTATTGCCCTTTGCAATGGTGGGCCAAAGTATCAGCAAAATGTCCAAATCTTGCAAAATTAGCATGTAGGTATAATTGTGTCCCTGCTTGTTGTGCTCCACCAGCTCGTATTCCTGCTGAAGTACAAGTTTTATATGATACAAGACGAGCTGCCTTACCACCTCATTTAGTTGATAAATTACTTTTCCTTCATGGCAACCATACAGTGTGA
- the LOC124429349 gene encoding THO complex subunit 6 — protein MFDHKLFYNTILSQTFSTDGNYLAAGNIYGDISIFDLTKVLTPHKVEENELQGPNYRSTIYPDQHVESMIATNNFLIIGTVGEISGWDWKVVASSKATKSKPSWVIQIPANKDSYEKPDVNFMVYSKLNNILYAGCGDNNIYVINLEEGKILRNLQSHTDFIHCLSLAGNQLASSSEDGSVRLWDLRKKENTNILNPHMVDKVARPKFGKWIGAVDFTEDWLLCGGGPSLSLWHMRTMEPATVFDLTDQGIHVAHIYEERIIAAGAAPHVYHLTYQGETLAKVPTSSNTVYSTVYQEIPQKVLSIAGSSNNLDLCTNFNYREMTLKFA, from the exons ATGTTTGAtcacaaattattttataatactatattatcGCAAACTTTTTCAACCGATGGGAATTACCTCGCAGCAGGAAATATTTACGGTGATATATCCATATTTGA tttaaCGAAAGTTTTGACACCTCATAAAGTCGAAGAAAATGAGTTGCAAGGTCCTAATTATCGTTCGACCATCTATCCTGATCAACATGTTGAAAGCATGATCgcaacgaataattttttaattattggtACAGTCGGTGAAATATCAGGATGGGATTGGAAAGTAGTTGCATCTAGTAAAGCTACTAAGAGCAAACCATCATGGGTTATTCAAATTCCAgctaataa agATAGTTACGAAAAGCCTGATGTAAATTTTATGGTATATtccaaattaaataatattttatatgccGGTTGCGgagacaataatatttatgttataaatttggaagaaggaaaaatactTAGAAATTTACAAAGTCACACAGACTTTATACATTGTTTATCTTTAGC agGTAATCAACTTGCATCGAGTAGCGAAGATGGATCAGTTAGGTTATGGGACttacgtaaaaaagaaaatacaaatatctTGAATCCACATATGGTAGATAAAGTGGCACGTCCAAAGTTTGGTAAATGGATAGGTGCTGTTGATTTCACGGAAGATTGGTTG ctGTGTGGCGGCGGACCTAGTTTATCTTTATGGCATATGCGCACAATGGAACCTGCCACAGTATTTGATCTTACCGATCAAGGAATTCATGttgcacatatatatgaagaacGTATCATAGCAGCTGGTGCTGCACCTCATGTATATCATTTAACTTATCAAGGAGAAACATTAGCTAAAGTGCCAACGTCTAGTAATACAGTTTATTCTACTGTTTATCAAGAAATACCACAGAAGGTGCTTAGCATAGCGGGATCATCTAACAATCTTGATCTATGTACAAACTTTAATTATAGGGAAATGACTTTAAAATTTGcataa